The following coding sequences are from one Musa acuminata AAA Group cultivar baxijiao chromosome BXJ2-4, Cavendish_Baxijiao_AAA, whole genome shotgun sequence window:
- the LOC135585255 gene encoding calmodulin-binding protein 60 B-like, with product MREKRGLVPGDDLQPEPKRQKVPALASVIVEALKVDSLQRLCSSLEPILRRVVSEEVERALAKLGPARVGGRASPKRIEGPDGRNLQLQFRSMLSLPLFTGGKVEGEQGSEIHVVLLDANTGFVVTSGPESSAKLDVVVLEGDFNNEDDDNWTEEEFESHVVKEREGKRPLLTGDLQVSLKEGVGTLGELTFTDNSSWIRSRKFRLGLKIASGFCEGIRIREAKTEAFTVKDHRGELYKKHYPPSWKDDVWRLEKIGKDGSFHKKLNKSGIFTVEDFLRTYIRDPQRLRSILGGGMSNRMWESLIEHAKTCPLSGKYYVYYSDDTRNVGAIFNHICEFSGLISGDQFCSAESLTDSQKVFADTLVKKAYDNWACVIEYDGKALLSLTSNKKTITTRSESRALANFSDSYDCPPSQQQLSVPALTVQSLTDTGMVSEGDSGYGDNQMTRCSSHPQLVISNAQLHYEDTSLTPQNQFCESSGLAQVSRNDSFGLALGPSQHSSSEFQLVGQPMLSSNLNSYYDWSNQRQSHGVDDYLTEEEIRMRSHEILENEEMQQLLRHFMVGSSSNVPGNGFESPSFVSPPSPPFNFDVDQNRSSGKAVVGWLKIKAAMRWGIFIRKKVAQRRRAQLVELED from the exons GTTAGTGAAGAAGTGGAGCGTGCTTTAGCAAAACTTGGGCCTGCTAGAGTTGGAGGCAG GGCTTCTCCAAAGCGTATTGAAGGACCTGATGGAAGAAACCTGCAACTGCAGTTCAGATCAATGTTGTCCCTACCACTTTTTACTGGTGGAAAAGTAGAAGGGGAGCAAGGATCTGAAATTCATGTTGTGTTGCTTGATGCAAACACTGGGTTTGTTGTGACATCAGGGCCTGAGTCATCTGCAAAGTTAGATGTGGTTGTGCTTGAGGGTGATTTCAATAATGAAGATGATGATAACTGGACTGAAGAAGAATTCGAAAGTCATGTGGTCAAAGAACGTGAAGGAAAGAGGCCACTTTTGACTGGGGACTTACAGGTGTCACTAAAGGAAGGTGTAGGGACACTTGGAGAGCTAACTTTTACTGATAACTCTAGCTGGATACGAAGTAGGAAATTCAGACTCGGGCTGAAGATTGCTTCAGGCTTTTGTGAGGGTATTCGTATTCGTGAAGCAAAAACAGAAGCTTTCACGGTTAAGGATCACAGAGGAGAAT TGTACAAAAAACATTATCCTCCTTCATGGAAGGATGATGTTTGGAGATTGGAAAAGATTGGCAAGGATGGGTCATTCCACAAGAAGTTGAACAAGAGTGGAATATTCACAGTAGAAGATTTTCTCCGGACTTATATCAGGGATCCGCAAAGATTGCGAAGT ATCCTTGGTGGTGGCATGTCAAATAGGATGTGGGAGAGCCTAATTGAGCATGCAAAGACATGTCCCCTAAGTGGAAAGTATTATGTGTACTATTCTGATGACACAAGAAATGTTGGTGCAATCTTCAACCATATTTGTGAGTTTAGTGGGTTGATTTCTGGAGACCAGTTCTGTTCAGCTGAATCTCTGACGGATAGTCAAAAG GTCTTCGCAGATACACTCGTAAAAAAGGCATATGATAACTGGGCATGTGTAATAGAATATGATGGCAAGGCTCTTCTGAGTTTGACGTCAAATAAGAAGACAATAACTACCCGGAGTGAATCTCGAGCTTTGGCAAATTTTTCTGATTCATATGATTGCCCACCCTCACAGCAGCAGTTGTCGGTTCCAGCTCTGACAGTTCAGTCTCTCACTGATACAGGCATGGTCAGTGAAG GAGACAGCGGATATGGTGATAATCAAATGACCAGATGCTCCTCTCATCCTCAACTTGTTATCTCAAATGCCCAGTTGCATTACGAAGATACATCACTGACCCCTCAAAACCAGTTCTGTGAGTCTTCTGGCCTAGCTCAAGTTTCAAGAAATGATAGCTTCGGCCTGGCCTTGGGTCCATCACAACATTCAAGCTCGGAATTTCAACTGGTTGGCCAGCCCATGTTGTCTTCAAATCTGAATTCATATTATGACTGGTCTAATCAACGGCAGAGTCACGGAGTTGATGATTACCTAACAGAGGAAGAAATCCGCATGAGGAGCCATGAGATACTGGAAAATGAGGAAATGCAACAGCTGCTTCGACACTTTATGGTAGGATCTTCCAGTAATGTACCAGGAAATGGATTTGAGTCTCCTTCATTTGTTTCTCCTCCATCTCCGCCCTTCAACTTCGATGTGGATCAGAACCGTTCGTCCGGTAAAGCTGTTGTCGGGTGGCTTAAGATTAAGGCGGCGATGAGATGGGGCATATTCATCAGGAAAAAGGTAGCCCAAAGGAGGAGAGCTCAACTTGTCGAGCTGGAAGATTAG